In Streptomyces nojiriensis, the sequence GGTGACGTCTCGGTCCTCGGAGTCACCGGTGCGGGCGCCGAAAGCTCCCTGGACGTCATGCCCTTGGGGGTGTCGCTGGCCGGGGCGCTGGTCCTGGCCTCGCTGTTCCTGCGATCCCTGCGGGCCGGGGCGGGCCACGGGGAGACGGCGGCCGGGGTGGTGGTCCTCGGCGCGCTGTTCGTGGCGACGGCGGGCGCTCTGGCGTGGGCCGGGCACGACGTGGTCACCCTCGACGGGACGCTGCCGCTGCCGAAGACCCCCGTGAAGGTCGAGATCCCGGGGATCGGTGACATCGGCGGGCTGCTCCCGGACCGGATCGGGGACCTGATCGAGACCCGGACCCGGGTGGGGTTCTCGGTGGAGCTCGCGCCGACGCTGCGGGGCGCGGCGCTGTGGGTGCTCGCCGTACTGGCGCTCGCGCTGCTGGTGTCGCGGCGCGGGCCGGCCGCGGCGGGCCGGCTGCGTCCGGCCGCCTCGGCGGTGGTGGCGATGCTGCTGGTCGCGGTGGCGGCCGGGTGGGCCGCGGCGGTGTGGGCGGCGCTGGGCGACGACCAGCCGCGGCGGGTGCTGGGCGGAGCGCTGCTGGGGGCGCCGAACGGGAGCTGGCTGGGGGTGCTGCTGGGGCTGTTCGTACCGGTGCGCGGCCGGGTCGCGGGGGCTCCGGCCCGGCTGCTGCCCGATCCGCTGGACGATCTGCTGGCGGTATCCGCTCGGGAGCCGGTGACGGTGGCCCGGCTCGGGGAGTACGACGAACGGGTGTGGCTGCTGGTCGCGGGGGCGGCCCTGCTGCTGCTCTACGCGGGCGTGCTGGCGGCCGTACGGACACCGGGGCGCGGGATCCTGGGGTGCGCGGCACGGCTGTCGGCCTGCACCGCGGTGGCCCTGGCGGTGCTGGTGCGGCTGACGGGGTTCTCGGCGGACACCTCGCTCGCGGTGCTGGGGGTGGACGCGGTGGACGCGGGGGTGGAGCTGCGGGGGGACGTCCCGTACGCGCTGCTGCTGGGCGCGCTCTGGGGGGCGGCGGCCGGAGCCGCGGGGGCGCTGCTGACCCGCCGGCGCCGGGCGGCCCTCCCCCGGCCGGCCGGATCGCCGGGATCCGCCCCGGGGTGGCCCGCCCCCGGGAGGCCCACGGCCGCGTACCCCGGGGCCGGACCGTACGGCGGACCTGCGCGCGGTCCGCGGCCCGGAGCGGGCGGGGAGGTGGACGGCTCCTGGGACGTGACCGTGACGGGCGTCCCGCCCTGGTCGCCCGGGCCGCCGAAACCGCCCCGCCGGGAGCCCTTCACTCCCCCGCCCCCGCCGGGAGCCCCGCCCCCGCCGAAGCCGCCGGCGCCACCGCGGTGAGGCGGGCTGGGGGGGCCGCTGCGCGGAGCCGTCCCCTGCCCGCCCTTCCACCGTTCCCCGGGGCTCAATCGCCGGCGAGGCTGAATTCCTCGCCGACCACTGGGGCGCGACCGTTCAAGAGGTGGGACGGGGGTCCTGGGGGCCGGGTCGGGAAGATACGGTGAGGGCACCATGAGCGCATCGCAGACCTCCGACGTCCCCACCCTCCTCGTCAAGATCTTCGGCAAGGACCGTCCCGGGATCACCGCCGGGCTGTTCGACACCCTCGCCGCCTACTCCGTCGACGTCGTCGACATCGAGCAGGTCGTCACGCGTGGCCGCATCGTCCTGTGCGCCCTCGTCACCAAGCCCGCCGGCGGAGCCGAGGGCGACCTGCGGGCCACCGTCCACAGCTGGGCCGAATCCCTCAAGATGCAGGCCGAGATCCTCTCCGGTACCGGTGACAACCGGCCGCGCGGCAGCGGCCGCTCGCATGTCACCGTGCTCGGGCACCCGCTCACCGCCGAGTCCACCGCCGCGATCGCCGCCCGGATCACCGAGACCGGCGGCAACATCGACCGTATCTTCCGGCTCGCCAAGTACCCCGTGACGGCAGTGGAGTTCGCCGTCTCCGGTGTCGAGACCGAGCCGCTGCGCACCGCGCTGGCCACCGCTTCCGCGCACATCGGCGTGGACGTGGCCGTGATCTCGGCCGGGCTGCACCGCCGGGCCCAGCGCCTGGTCGTCATGGACGTGGACTCGACCCTCATCCAGGACGAGGTCATCGAGCTGTTCGCGGCGCACGCCGGGTGCGAGGCCGAGGTCGCCGAGGTCACAGAGCGCGCCATGCGCGGTGAGCTGGACTTCGAGCAGTCGCTGCACGCCCGGGTGGCGCTGCTCGCGGGTCTGGACGCGTCCGTCGTGGACAAGGTCCGCGCCGAGGTGCAGCTGACCCCGGGCGCGCGGACCCTGATCCGCACGCTCAAGCGGCTCGGCTACCAGGTGGGCGTGGTCTCCGGCGGCTTCACCCAGGTGACGGACGATCTGCGGGAGCGGCTGGGGCTGGACTTCGCCTCCGCCAACACCCTGGAGATCGTCGACGGGAAGCTGACGGGCAAGGTCACGGGCGAGATCGTGGACCGGGCGGGCAAGGCCCGGCTGCTGCGCCGCTTCGCCGCGGAGGCCGACGTACCGCTGTCCCAGACGGTGGCCATCGGTGACGGGGCCAACGACCTGGACATGCTGAACGCGGCCGGGCTGGGTGTGGCCTTCAATGCCAAGCCGGTGGTCCGCGAGGCCGCGCACACCGCGGTGAACGTGCCCTTCCTCGACGCGGTGCTGTATCTGCTCGGCATCACCCGCGAGGAGATCGAGGCCGCCGACCTGGCCTGACCCCCGGCCCCGACGCACGCGAACGGGCCCCGGCGGCCGCATCGGCTGCCGGGGCCCTTCGGTGTCCTGGGACCGGCGGTCAGAGGCCCTTGGGGGTCCAGTAGTCGAGCAGGGTGCCCACGCCGTGTTCCACTGACTTCCACGATCCGGTGAAGGAGACCACGGCGAGGGCCGCGGTCGGGAAGCCCGTACGGGTCATACGCGTCAGGGTGTCGCCCTCCGCGCGCCCCGAGAGGGCGTCGGCGAGGGCGTGCATGCCGGGGTTGTGCCCGATGACGAGGAGGTCGGAGACCTCGTCGGAGGTCTCGTTGAGCAGGGCGATGAGCTCGCCCAGCGAGGCGTCGTAGAGCCTCTCCTCGTAGTGGGTCTTCGGCCGGTGCGGCATCTCCTGGACGGCGAGCTTCCAGGTCTCGCGGGTGCGGGCGGCGGTGGAGCACAGGGCCAGGTCGAAGACGATGCCGGTTTCGGCGAGCTTCAGACCGACGGCCGGCGCGTCCTTGCGGCCTCGTTCCGCGAGCGGGCGATCGTGGTCGGACACCTCGGGCCAGTCGGCCTTGGCGTGCCGGAGGAGGGCGATCCTGCGGGGTGTGTCGGCGCTCATGACTCCCAGCTTCGCATGAAACGAGGCACGGGGCGCAGGGCGTTGGGGGGCTCACGCCCTGGGGACGGGCGCGCGGGAGGTCAGCCGACGGCGCGCAGGAGCTGCTCGGCGACCTGGACGAGGCCCGAGACCTCGCCGGTGGCCGCGTGGGCCTCACCGGATCCGGCGAGGAGCAGCAGCAGGAGCCCGAAGGCGAGGGCGGGCAGGGCCAGTGCCCACCAGTGCAGCCGGGTGCTCGCGCCGGTGGCGCGGGCGCGGGGGCGGGAGGGGCCCGGCGTGAGGGGGCCGATGTGTGTGGGGGCCGACATGGCCGCCTCCGTGGGTGTGGACCGGACTGACTCGCTGCCTGCGAATCTATGGATCCGGGGCGGTGGTTCCCATCCGGGACACACCCCACTCCACCCTGAACCTGGCCCCCTAGGGGAAGTGGGGTTACCCCCACCCCCCGCCCCGGAGGGCCGGGATCACGGGGAGGCGATCGTGGCGATGACGGAGATGATCACGGTGACGGCGAGGAACGCGCCGAGCACGAGGCCGAGCTTCTTGCGGCCGTTCTGCGGGTTCGGTTCAAGTACGGGCGTCATGCCGGTCAGTCTCCCATGCCGCATTCGTCCTCGATCGTGCGGTCCCGGCCGGCGAGGACGCCCAGCGCGATCTGCGGTACGAGCAGTCCGGCCATCAGGGCGAGCGGCAGGTCCCAGCCGCCGCTGTGCTGGTAGAGGGCGCCGATGACGAGCGGGCCGGGGATGGAGATGAGGTAGCCGGTGCTCTGGGCGAAGGCGGAGAGCTTGACCACGCCGGCCGGGGACTTGGCGCGCAGCCCGATCATGGTGATGACGAGGGGGAAGGCGCAGTTGGAGATGCCGAGCAGGAGGGCCCAGGCCCAGGCTCCGGCGGCGGGGGCGAAGTAGAGGCCGAGGTAGCCGGTCAGGCCGAAGACGCCGAGGGTGACGGCGATGGCGCCCTGGTTCTTCATCCGGGCGGCGAGGCCGGGGATGACGAAGGCGAGCGGGACGCCCATGACCATGGTGACGGCGAGGAGCACGCCGGCCGTGGAGGCGGAGACCCCAGCGTCGCGGAAGATCTGCGGGAGCCAGCCCATGGTGATGTACGCGCCGGTGGCCTGGAGGCCGAAGTAGCAGGCCAGGGCCCAGGCGGTACGGCTGCGGACGACCCGCGGGCCGGCCGCGGAGCCGACGGGGGCGGCGGCCGCCCCGGCCCGCTCGGCGCGCCGGGAGGCGCGGGCGACGGGCAGCCAGGGCAGCACGGCGAACAGGGCGAGCACGGCCCAGATCAGCAGGCCGGTGCGCCAGCTGCCGCCGAGGGCGCCGGTCAGCGGGACGGTCGCGGCGGCGGCGAGCGAGGTGCCGGCGGCCAGGGACATGGAGTACAGGCCGGTCATGGTCCCGACCTTGTCCGGGAAGTAGCGCTTGACGATCACCGGGAGCAGCACGTTGGTGAGGGCTATGCCGGCCAGCGAGAGGGCGCTGGCGGCGAGGAAGCCGACGGCGCCGGTCGCGAAGGGGCGTATCAGCAGGCCGGTGGCGACCGCGGCCATGCCGGCGCAGACGACGGCGGCCGGGCCGAAGCGGCGGGAGAGCCGGGGTGCGGTGACGCCGAAGACGGCGAAGCAGAGGGCGGGGACGGAGGTGATCAGTCCGGCGACGGTGCCGCTCATGCCGAGACCCGTCCGGGTCTCCTCGAAGAGGGCGCCGAGGCTGGTGATGGCGGGCCGCAGGTTGAGGGCGGCCAGCACGATTCCGACGATGAGCACCGGGCCGAGCCAGGTCGGGGCGGCCGGGGCGGGGGCGTGGAGGTACTGGTCAGGAGCGGTGCGCACGACCAGCGGGCGGTTCATGGTCCGGATCTCTTCGTCGGGCATTCAACCATCATAGAATCATGGGATGATTGGTTGTCCAATCGCTTTCGAAGTCCCTCGAAGTCCCTCGAAGTCACTCGAAGTCCGTTGAAGTCACTCCGGAGAGGAACCCATGCCGCTGACGTCGCCCCGGCGCTCCGCACTCGTCGATCAGGTGATCGCCCAGCTGCGGAACCAGATCACCTCCGGCGAGTGGCCGGTCGGCGCCCGCATCCCGACCGAGCCGGAGCTCGTCGAGCTGCTCGGCGTCGCCCGCAACACGGTGCGCGAGGCCGTGCGGGCGCTGGCGCACAACGGCCTCCTCGACATCCGGCAGGGCTCGGGGACGTACGTCATCGCCACCAGCGAGCTGGCCGGCGTGATGCACCGCCGCTTCGCCGGGGCCGATCCGCGGCACATCGCCGAGCTGCGTTCGACGCTGGAGTCCTCGGCGGCCCGGCTGGCGGCGGAGCGGCGCACCGAGCGCGACCTCGCACAGCTGGACGCCCTGCTGGCGCGCCGCGAGGAGGCCTGGGCGGGCGGGGACGCGGAGGTCTTCGTGGCGGCGGACGTGAGTCTGCACATGGCGGTGGTGACCGCCTCGCACAACGACGTGCTGATCGAGCTGTACGCGGACCTCGGCGACCTGGTGGCCGACTGGCTGCGGGCGGACGTGGGCACCGAGCTGCACCCTTCCGCCCATCTGGACCACGCCCGGCTGATCGAGGCGATCCGGCGGGGCGACGGGGACGCGGCGGCCTCGGAGGCCGCGGGCTACCCCTTCGCCTGCCTCGGCAAGAACGCGGAGGACGCCCCCCTCACGGGCGCCGGTGACTGACCCACGCCGAGCGGACCTCTTTCCAGCAGCGGCCCACGAGCTCGGTCCGGCCGGCCGGACCGACGGCCACGGCGACGCCGTCGCCGTCCACGTCCCACCAGCGGTCGCACTCGACGTGCAGCCGTACGAGGTCGGTCTCCGGGTAGGCGTTGTGGCAGTACGCCGACACCTGCGAGCCGTGGATCACGGTGTCGCAGTCGGCGCCGAACAGTTCGCCCCCGGCGGGCCGTGCGGGCTGCGCGGGGGGTTCGGCGGGGATGTCGGCGAGCTCCACGACGGCGGGGGCCACCGCCTCGGGGCCGGGTACGGGCTCCTCCCCCACGGGCTGCGCGGCGGCTCCGGGGACCAGGAGTCCGGTCAGGATCACGGTCGTGACCAGCACGCATACAGCTCGGCTCGGCCTCGCGCGCACTCCTACCTCCTCCCCGCAGGAGCCGAGAAGATCCCGGCCTGGTCAGTTTGCAGGCATCTGCCCCGGTTTTCGACTCGGGAAGATCCGGTCGGCAGGTGAACATGCGATCGAAGACGCCCCTGCGGAGCACGCAAACGGCGGCGGCCGCGCCTCCCGGAAGGGAAGCGCGGCCGCCGCCGTACGAACGCGGGAGACCCGGTCGAGGATCAGGCACCCATCGCGTGCAGGCCGCCGTCCACGTGGACGATCTCGCCGGTGGTCTTCGGGAACCAGTCCGACAGCAGGGCCACGACGCCCTTGCCGGTCGGCTCCGGGTCGCTCATGTCCCACTCCAGCATGGAGCGGGAGTTCCAGACCTCGGCCAGCTCGCCGAATCCCGGGATGGACTTCGCGGCCATGGAGCCGATCGGACCGGCCGAGACCAGGTTGCAGCGGATGTTCTCCTTGCCCAGGTCGCGGGCGAGGTAACGGCTGGTGGCCTCCAGGGCGGCCTTGGCCGGGCCCATCCAGTCGTACTGCGGCCAGGCGAACTGCGCGTCGAAGGTGAGGCCGACGATGGCCGCGCCCTCCGCCGGGAACAGCGGCTTGCAGGCCATGGCCAGCGACTTCAGCGAGAACGCCGAGACGTGCATGGCGGTGGCCACCGACTCGAACGGGGTGTTCAGGAAGTTGCCGCCGAGGGCGTCCTGCGGCGCGAAGCCGATGGAGTGGACGACGCCGTCGAGGCCGCCGAGCTCGTCGCGGACGA encodes:
- a CDS encoding SixA phosphatase family protein: MSADTPRRIALLRHAKADWPEVSDHDRPLAERGRKDAPAVGLKLAETGIVFDLALCSTAARTRETWKLAVQEMPHRPKTHYEERLYDASLGELIALLNETSDEVSDLLVIGHNPGMHALADALSGRAEGDTLTRMTRTGFPTAALAVVSFTGSWKSVEHGVGTLLDYWTPKGL
- a CDS encoding streptophobe family protein, coding for MRRIRWGDVLLSSVATVGWSLIAMAGVAGLGLHLLGADASGAAEGSLGAMTAATVVLAVGGTVTPSGDVSVLGVTGAGAESSLDVMPLGVSLAGALVLASLFLRSLRAGAGHGETAAGVVVLGALFVATAGALAWAGHDVVTLDGTLPLPKTPVKVEIPGIGDIGGLLPDRIGDLIETRTRVGFSVELAPTLRGAALWVLAVLALALLVSRRGPAAAGRLRPAASAVVAMLLVAVAAGWAAAVWAALGDDQPRRVLGGALLGAPNGSWLGVLLGLFVPVRGRVAGAPARLLPDPLDDLLAVSAREPVTVARLGEYDERVWLLVAGAALLLLYAGVLAAVRTPGRGILGCAARLSACTAVALAVLVRLTGFSADTSLAVLGVDAVDAGVELRGDVPYALLLGALWGAAAGAAGALLTRRRRAALPRPAGSPGSAPGWPAPGRPTAAYPGAGPYGGPARGPRPGAGGEVDGSWDVTVTGVPPWSPGPPKPPRREPFTPPPPPGAPPPPKPPAPPR
- a CDS encoding CynX/NimT family MFS transporter, coding for MPDEEIRTMNRPLVVRTAPDQYLHAPAPAAPTWLGPVLIVGIVLAALNLRPAITSLGALFEETRTGLGMSGTVAGLITSVPALCFAVFGVTAPRLSRRFGPAAVVCAGMAAVATGLLIRPFATGAVGFLAASALSLAGIALTNVLLPVIVKRYFPDKVGTMTGLYSMSLAAGTSLAAAATVPLTGALGGSWRTGLLIWAVLALFAVLPWLPVARASRRAERAGAAAAPVGSAAGPRVVRSRTAWALACYFGLQATGAYITMGWLPQIFRDAGVSASTAGVLLAVTMVMGVPLAFVIPGLAARMKNQGAIAVTLGVFGLTGYLGLYFAPAAGAWAWALLLGISNCAFPLVITMIGLRAKSPAGVVKLSAFAQSTGYLISIPGPLVIGALYQHSGGWDLPLALMAGLLVPQIALGVLAGRDRTIEDECGMGD
- a CDS encoding FadR/GntR family transcriptional regulator; amino-acid sequence: MPLTSPRRSALVDQVIAQLRNQITSGEWPVGARIPTEPELVELLGVARNTVREAVRALAHNGLLDIRQGSGTYVIATSELAGVMHRRFAGADPRHIAELRSTLESSAARLAAERRTERDLAQLDALLARREEAWAGGDAEVFVAADVSLHMAVVTASHNDVLIELYADLGDLVADWLRADVGTELHPSAHLDHARLIEAIRRGDGDAAASEAAGYPFACLGKNAEDAPLTGAGD
- the serB gene encoding phosphoserine phosphatase SerB → MSASQTSDVPTLLVKIFGKDRPGITAGLFDTLAAYSVDVVDIEQVVTRGRIVLCALVTKPAGGAEGDLRATVHSWAESLKMQAEILSGTGDNRPRGSGRSHVTVLGHPLTAESTAAIAARITETGGNIDRIFRLAKYPVTAVEFAVSGVETEPLRTALATASAHIGVDVAVISAGLHRRAQRLVVMDVDSTLIQDEVIELFAAHAGCEAEVAEVTERAMRGELDFEQSLHARVALLAGLDASVVDKVRAEVQLTPGARTLIRTLKRLGYQVGVVSGGFTQVTDDLRERLGLDFASANTLEIVDGKLTGKVTGEIVDRAGKARLLRRFAAEADVPLSQTVAIGDGANDLDMLNAAGLGVAFNAKPVVREAAHTAVNVPFLDAVLYLLGITREEIEAADLA
- a CDS encoding SGM_5486 family transporter-associated protein, which gives rise to MTPVLEPNPQNGRKKLGLVLGAFLAVTVIISVIATIASP
- the fabI gene encoding enoyl-ACP reductase FabI: MSGILEGKRILITGVLMESSIAFHTARLAQEQGAEVILTAWPRPSLTERIAKKLPKPVKVIELDVTNDEHLARLEGLVRDELGGLDGVVHSIGFAPQDALGGNFLNTPFESVATAMHVSAFSLKSLAMACKPLFPAEGAAIVGLTFDAQFAWPQYDWMGPAKAALEATSRYLARDLGKENIRCNLVSAGPIGSMAAKSIPGFGELAEVWNSRSMLEWDMSDPEPTGKGVVALLSDWFPKTTGEIVHVDGGLHAMGA